The Candidatus Melainabacteria bacterium genome includes a window with the following:
- a CDS encoding tetratricopeptide repeat protein produces MFDFRLTTVLLSIAIVGGAQLVWADGDWAQISSDAQQAYDSGNFDEAETKWTEALKQAESSKAVEPGMVTCLCKLALVNDKKHNSFEAERLYELAMRTMEGLAGPNSTRFADWMPDLAWMYLGHGRPDKSEVLFKRALKIKESAYGADDERVAQALDDYARFLRKENRGTEASALEQRARNIRSKANP; encoded by the coding sequence ATGTTCGACTTTCGACTGACAACAGTTTTGCTTTCCATTGCCATTGTCGGCGGTGCACAGTTGGTCTGGGCCGATGGAGATTGGGCGCAAATCAGTTCTGATGCTCAACAGGCATACGATAGCGGCAATTTTGATGAAGCGGAAACTAAGTGGACGGAAGCTCTCAAGCAGGCAGAATCAAGTAAGGCGGTCGAGCCAGGCATGGTAACTTGTCTTTGCAAGCTTGCTCTGGTCAACGATAAAAAGCACAACTCTTTCGAAGCAGAACGCCTGTACGAATTAGCTATGAGAACAATGGAAGGATTAGCTGGACCGAACAGCACACGCTTTGCAGATTGGATGCCGGACCTCGCCTGGATGTATCTTGGTCATGGTCGACCTGATAAATCGGAAGTACTTTTCAAACGTGCGCTGAAAATCAAGGAGTCTGCTTATGGTGCTGATGACGAACGCGTCGCGCAAGCGCTCGACGATTATGCGCGCTTTCTGCGTAAGGAAAACCGGGGCACTGAGGCATCTGCTCTGGAGCAACGTGCAAGAAATATTCGTAGCAAAGCAAATCCGTAA
- a CDS encoding tetratricopeptide repeat protein → MKRVNFESTSVTCMRSAIFISVALSLSVVLSSGLLVGAQQQFPSSRQQRQGVPSLPGRSQPDIRSASAQAMPGGPGLSLSGSSSAAGQAARQELSQILGNSVQMLKAGRPMDAVTYLQQARSRFPESAEIQFQIGNGYSDAKNYPAAINAYTDALRLQPRFPAAVLNAAYAYVNAGEYDNAMPWFNRYLREYPNATNLAEAKSQMLKAQAAQASKAKRFYDAKKLLEQACQINPTSHTMHFKLAGACDELGDTQRAIREYETCLRLKPDFSPAIFNMAGCYQTLGRTDDAVAWFQKYLVAEPNAADRPTIEHMIAKLQEKGSQLSADPHTADYMESITENGKYYRWPLNRLPLKVFVGSGSTVPNFKEGYRSGFLEALSSWSTASQNRLTFLLVPTPDGADITCDWTANPYEVRQTGTDVEQGVCFMQAFTNKRTRTGDEFIATARLRICTIDRETEKPLGEDDMKKTCLHELGHALGLRGHSSNNHDIMFYSVSPTVWPVLSKRDKATLLRLYESYPQQSAAAPAQPI, encoded by the coding sequence ATGAAAAGGGTAAATTTTGAGAGTACCAGTGTGACCTGTATGCGCTCTGCAATTTTCATTTCTGTTGCTTTATCTCTATCCGTGGTCCTTTCGTCGGGACTGCTGGTCGGAGCACAACAGCAATTTCCAAGTAGTAGGCAACAACGGCAAGGTGTGCCGAGTTTGCCGGGTCGAAGCCAGCCCGACATACGATCTGCCAGCGCACAAGCCATGCCGGGCGGCCCTGGACTAAGCCTGTCAGGCTCATCATCTGCCGCAGGGCAAGCCGCTCGACAGGAGCTCAGCCAGATTCTCGGCAATTCGGTCCAGATGCTCAAAGCCGGTCGACCAATGGACGCTGTCACCTACTTGCAGCAAGCAAGAAGTCGATTTCCAGAATCTGCAGAAATTCAGTTCCAGATTGGCAACGGCTATTCGGATGCCAAAAACTATCCCGCAGCGATCAATGCATACACAGACGCCTTACGTCTTCAGCCGCGCTTTCCAGCAGCCGTCCTCAATGCCGCTTACGCATATGTCAACGCCGGTGAATACGACAACGCAATGCCCTGGTTTAATCGATACTTACGCGAATATCCCAACGCAACAAATTTAGCCGAAGCTAAATCGCAAATGCTGAAAGCGCAGGCAGCCCAGGCATCCAAAGCGAAACGCTTTTATGACGCTAAAAAACTTCTGGAACAAGCCTGCCAGATCAATCCAACCTCTCACACTATGCACTTCAAGCTGGCTGGGGCCTGCGACGAACTCGGCGACACACAGCGAGCCATTCGTGAATACGAAACTTGTTTGCGGTTAAAACCAGATTTTTCCCCCGCAATATTCAACATGGCGGGTTGTTATCAAACCTTAGGGCGCACCGATGACGCCGTCGCGTGGTTCCAAAAGTATCTGGTTGCCGAACCGAATGCAGCTGACCGGCCCACGATCGAACACATGATCGCCAAACTGCAAGAAAAAGGTTCGCAGCTCAGCGCAGATCCCCACACTGCCGACTACATGGAATCCATAACCGAAAACGGCAAATACTATCGCTGGCCGCTCAACCGTTTACCACTAAAGGTCTTTGTTGGGAGCGGCTCCACGGTTCCAAACTTCAAAGAGGGATATCGAAGCGGTTTTCTCGAGGCTCTCAGTTCCTGGTCCACTGCGTCCCAGAACAGATTGACATTTTTGCTGGTTCCAACGCCCGATGGTGCGGACATCACCTGCGATTGGACGGCTAACCCTTACGAGGTCAGACAGACCGGCACAGACGTAGAGCAAGGCGTTTGCTTTATGCAAGCATTTACGAACAAGCGCACACGCACGGGCGACGAGTTCATTGCAACAGCGCGGTTGAGAATCTGCACTATCGACCGGGAAACCGAAAAACCGCTCGGCGAAGACGATATGAAGAAGACCTGCCTCCATGAGCTGGGGCACGCTCTCGGTCTGAGAGGGCATTCGAGCAACAATCACGACATCATGTTTTACTCGGTCTCGCCCACGGTCTGGCCAGTCCTATCCAAGAGAGACAAAGCAACTTTGCTCAGGCTCTACGAATCCTACCCACAACAGAGCGCGGCTGCACCAGCGCAGCCAATATGA
- a CDS encoding sensor histidine kinase, with the protein MVRRTFVYPWQMFMDHEDPKSEPEPEKNDNDATIVESDEVCPETDTQGLINENNKLKQLISELEARVAEQERTIAIHKRVENQFTQLHVLTAELKASSQRLVKARDQAVEASKFKSQFLANMSHEIRTPMNALIGVSDLMLRTHLTREQQEYANMIRDSAAALLAIVNDILDFSKVEAGKVQLELCDLDLVQLVEGAAELHAEKAHQKKLSLMTFIQPQLERSLRGDPTRLRQIILNLISNAIKFTDSGEVFIHAMAESNDGHDFVKILVRDSGIGMSPEVQKQIFSPFTQADNSVSRKYGGTGLGLSICNKLVELMGGTIGLESQEGKGTSIWFTFPLEKANEQAKLEIPENIAEIRMLIVDGPGSSTKVVSAYAKHWGIKCDTAESSGVAHALLKSAFDKGQPYNVVLIESSLSDMKADEFADRFVNEKYAGDTKIILFNSTGPSAAPNSFHNFSGYLTAPLRQSMLLESILKTTVIAREPEQKIESNSTSAPQRVDSSSRRILIAEDNHVNQRVAVLQLQQIGFHADVVSNGEEALAAAVNNKYDLIFMDCQMPVMDGFQATREIRKAEIRTGRKVPIVAMTAHAMEGDREKCLAEGMDDYLSKPVNPTVLSEILQKWLQVPLVQPEPAPKEEYIPRRYWDPDSEPPLDIEKLKELCPEYDDTKRMIEMFMTSAERLLKNLNAAIQDHDPIKIRSVAYELTGASNSVGADELAAVAEWLQKVCLEKNWTQCKILLETFRQALEVISDYSEHQEPVEAQV; encoded by the coding sequence TTGGTCCGGCGGACGTTCGTTTACCCCTGGCAGATGTTTATGGACCACGAAGACCCAAAATCGGAACCTGAGCCTGAAAAAAACGATAACGACGCAACTATCGTCGAAAGCGACGAGGTTTGTCCGGAAACAGACACGCAAGGGCTGATAAATGAGAATAACAAACTCAAGCAACTCATCTCGGAGCTAGAAGCGCGCGTAGCCGAGCAAGAGCGCACAATCGCTATTCACAAGCGAGTCGAGAATCAGTTCACCCAGTTACATGTGCTGACGGCTGAACTGAAGGCATCCAGTCAGAGGCTGGTGAAGGCGCGCGACCAGGCAGTAGAAGCTTCGAAGTTCAAATCTCAGTTTCTCGCTAACATGAGCCATGAGATTCGCACTCCCATGAATGCCCTGATCGGAGTCAGCGATCTGATGTTGCGCACACATCTGACACGCGAGCAGCAAGAATATGCAAACATGATTCGCGACTCAGCCGCGGCTTTACTCGCTATAGTCAACGATATTCTGGATTTTTCAAAAGTCGAAGCGGGAAAAGTTCAGCTCGAATTATGTGATCTAGACCTCGTGCAACTCGTCGAAGGCGCCGCAGAATTACATGCGGAAAAAGCGCATCAGAAAAAACTATCGCTGATGACATTCATCCAGCCGCAGTTGGAGCGCTCCTTACGCGGCGATCCGACTAGACTGCGGCAGATCATCCTGAATCTAATCAGCAACGCCATCAAATTCACAGATAGTGGTGAGGTGTTCATACACGCTATGGCTGAATCAAACGACGGACATGATTTCGTCAAGATTCTCGTCCGTGATTCAGGCATCGGTATGTCGCCAGAGGTCCAAAAGCAAATATTCAGCCCCTTCACACAAGCGGATAATTCTGTCAGCCGCAAATATGGTGGCACCGGTCTGGGGCTTTCAATATGCAACAAACTGGTCGAGCTGATGGGCGGCACAATTGGTTTGGAAAGCCAGGAAGGTAAAGGCACATCAATCTGGTTTACCTTTCCTCTAGAGAAAGCAAATGAGCAGGCGAAACTGGAAATTCCAGAAAACATTGCTGAAATTCGCATGCTCATAGTAGACGGGCCGGGCAGTTCCACAAAAGTAGTTAGCGCATATGCCAAACACTGGGGCATCAAATGCGATACCGCTGAAAGTAGCGGAGTTGCACATGCCTTGCTGAAATCAGCTTTTGACAAAGGGCAGCCATACAATGTTGTATTGATTGAAAGTTCTCTGTCTGACATGAAAGCGGACGAGTTCGCCGATAGATTCGTCAATGAGAAATACGCCGGCGACACGAAAATCATCCTCTTCAATTCGACCGGACCGTCTGCAGCGCCCAACTCATTCCACAATTTCTCCGGCTACTTAACTGCACCACTGCGCCAATCAATGCTGCTCGAAAGTATTTTGAAAACGACCGTAATTGCACGCGAACCCGAGCAAAAGATTGAAAGCAACAGCACAAGCGCGCCGCAGAGGGTCGACTCATCCAGCAGACGTATTTTGATTGCCGAAGACAACCACGTCAACCAACGTGTGGCAGTGCTGCAACTGCAACAAATCGGCTTCCATGCTGATGTGGTGTCAAATGGTGAAGAAGCGCTCGCGGCAGCAGTTAACAACAAATACGACCTTATCTTCATGGATTGTCAGATGCCTGTCATGGACGGGTTCCAGGCAACACGCGAAATACGCAAAGCTGAAATTCGCACCGGACGGAAAGTTCCAATTGTTGCGATGACCGCACATGCAATGGAGGGCGATCGCGAAAAGTGCCTGGCTGAAGGCATGGACGACTATCTGAGCAAGCCCGTCAATCCAACGGTATTAAGCGAAATACTACAAAAGTGGTTGCAAGTTCCTCTGGTTCAGCCCGAGCCAGCACCGAAAGAAGAATACATTCCAAGGCGGTATTGGGATCCTGATTCTGAGCCGCCGCTCGATATCGAAAAGCTCAAAGAACTTTGTCCAGAATACGACGACACAAAACGAATGATCGAAATGTTCATGACGAGCGCCGAGCGATTGCTAAAAAACTTGAACGCGGCTATACAAGACCATGACCCCATCAAGATCCGCTCAGTCGCATACGAACTCACAGGTGCATC